The Equus asinus isolate D_3611 breed Donkey chromosome 16, EquAss-T2T_v2, whole genome shotgun sequence DNA segment ttgtaaaaataatgaCCACAAAAACAAGAGCCTGCTTAATTAACATAGAACACCTGGATGGTAAAAGTTTACTTTATTTATCCGCCCAAGAGGCAAAAAAATCACTACCAAGGTTGGACAAAGTAGATAACTAACATTATAGATTTTTAGTGAGGTTTTGAGTTCTACTGGTTTTATCTGACTGCATTAAGACGCATACACATGCCAACGCAGGAAACAACATATGCTCAACTAACTGCACAGAGACTTCATTGTTGCAACATTAACCACGATTAATATTTTCAGAGCTTTGCAATTGGGAGAACATAATGTCATTATacgtggaggaggagaaagaggaggaggagggagagagggagagaagatggtAGACAGAGGCCTAATTAAATATTCCTTGCCATCAGTAGTGAACAAGGACCAAATATAGACACTGTGTAGAGCACAGATATTAATTTGCATAACAGGACGTGGGCAACTTAACAATGAGCTGATGTAGTCCCTATAGAATTGCCTGCTATGACTCAGTActcttattttttcctgtatctaTGTAATTGAAATTTCATCATGATGAATAATGCCTTggatcttttttggaaaaaaaaaaaagaagttctgGATTCAAGAGAATGACTTTGTGCATAATCCATACCACTCTTTAAGATCCATGAGATCACCTACGCCCTGACAATAAAGACCTTTTGACAATAACATTTTTAACTTCTGCCAGTTCCTACTTAATCATTCTTTCAGAAGCGTTATCTTATACGTGTTTCTTAAACTACATATACTGTatgtaaaaaataagaattaatgtACAATCTCAAGGTCAGATTCAGTGACAAAATGCACTACCTGAATCTTGTAACAGATTTACTCCTTGCTGCATATAAGTTGCATATAAGAAACATAGGCTGCACTTTTTTTGTGATCCATGCAGTAAATGTTCACAAAAATCAAGCAAACAACTAGACATCCCTCAGCTACTAAAATTCACTCCCCTAGTTACAACAGacttattaacaaaaataaaagcgtTGATAGTTGCATCAAAACCATGCTTGGCTGAGGCAGTCCTGGAAAGGGTTGGGTGGAAGGACCACACGGGAAGCACTGGTAGTCACGAATGTGTCACTTGTTTTTACATGGGATTGAGACTATTCTCTCTTCACATGGCTTTTCCCTACCACAGGCTTTTGCGAAAAAGGCATTTCAGACTTCAAATGAAAACAATCATCCTTTAATGAAAAAGCTGAGAAATGCTTCTCTGATCCTGGAAACAGCTTTCTACACAGGTCCTTAAGGCAAATGCCAGGAGTCAAAGAAATTGGAGAACAGTCTCAGGATGTAAACAACAAAATCGCTGACCAAGGCGTTGTATCTGTGGACAAAAACTTCTCACAAGAAGACCTATCTGGATAATACtagctttttggtttttgaaGTTCATGTGAATTTCATATCTTAGGAGCGctgtacattttttattttgtagagaCTTCTGGGGTGGATAAAAGTTCATGAtgttgcttaaaaaaagaaaacaaaccaaccacagCACGGATGAGCTACTCAAATACTAAGCAGTTTTGaggttggtttttgtttgttttactttcacATTTTACTTTTGTGGTTGGCATAAGGAAAACCAAACTGAGAAATCATAATGTTGGAGTATTTTAAGGGCATGCTACCATAGATATTAACAAGCTTATTTATACAGAAAGACCTCTGCAGAAAGTGCTCTGCTCGATGCCACATTCCAGAATAGCCACCgttgctttctttttctaaattgccCATGTTTACTGGTTTCACAAATACCCCTGAAGTCTTCCCGATGTGCTTGGCAATGATAAAATTTATGGCGATATCATCACAGTTTTGCGTCTCATCTATCAAAGCATGGACGGCTGCAGGTTGCCTCTGAAAGAGTTCAAGGTATTTGCTATTGAAGAATGAGGCTCCTATCAGCACCATAGAGTACTGGTCACCATTTCCAAAGCCTGGCGTTTGCAGCTCAAAACCTCCATAACTGTAGATACCTGATGACGTAGACACATGCTTTCTAGGAACAAATCCTACAATTTGATCAGGAAATTgctgaaaagacagaaaaagaacaattaaaTGTGGCATTTCTTTAGAATAGACATGGCGAAAAAGGCAACGATTTATTACAGAGAGAATGAAActgatttgtcaattttattttatcctggcTTCTACATCTCAATTTCATCAAACTCCAGGCAACTTCATAAACTGATGTGCCAATAAGTTTACAAGACAAATCCCATCATAAcccaaatatttgacaaaatttctAACCTCACAAATGTTCTCCTAATCCAAACattatctgatattaataaaCCAAAGAGTCTGGTTCTTCAAAGTTTGCTGCAAGAGAAGTTGACTGTATGAATGCTACTTATTATagaagataagaaaatataacgtgattattttgaaaaactggTTTAATCTCTTAGGAGTATATAAAATTATGGATCTGAACATATGATTTTACTGTTTTTCCATGCTGATTTCAATGTTCTTGAAAGTCACTGTTGATTTTAAACAGtgctatattttattctttttcagcttgggtgtttccttttttaaaatacgAGAatatatataggggctggcccagtggtgcagcggttaagttcatacgttccgcttcagtggcctggggttccccagtttggatcctgggtgcagacctatgcactgcttgtcaagccatgctgtggcaggcatcccacatataaagtacaggaagatgtgcatggatgttagctcagggctagtcttcctcagcaaaaagaggaggattggcagcggatgctagctcagggctaattttcctcaaaaaaaaagagaatatatatctcatatatatgtgATGAGATGTATTAGGATCTTTGATGAAAGGGGAGTAAcaaaatactttataatattaagtTGAGAGTAaccaaaaattaaacaaaaaatcagcaaacaaaagaaaatcagtgcAGCATGAGAAAGAGGTAATAACTTACAGAATTAAAAAGTTTAGTTCAATCTCATAAATAATTTGTTTCACTCATTTACTGAACAGACACTAAActagggacacacacacacaaatcacgcTGGGTTAAATGCCATTCAAAGAACTCAGTGTAGAGAGGGTACGATGCAGACATAGGAACAAGGAACTACCCATAATGTGAGATAGCTGTAAATGCAGTTGGGTAAATCTCCTGGGAGCACTGAGGACAGAGTGACAACTATGTTGCTGGGAGGCAAAGGGGAAGGTCAGGGGTTGAGGGATAAAGGCTGGGAGGCTTCATCTTGCTTGCCTCTATATCCCAAATCATCACATCAGTGCAGGGCACTGATGAGACTGAATCTTAGGAGTCAGATTATCTTGGGCAATGGATTGAAATTGTCCttgatatttttacaaataaaacctAAAAGCATATTTATCCATCTTTAATTATGGTTCACCTGGATTGTTCTAATTAACCACAGTCATATGTCCTCTAACTCCTGACATTTTAGGTAAACTGATTTTTACCGGAAATAGGAATCTCACAGCTAGGGTACCACATTAGAACTTTCTGCCTAAGAAGTTTTTATTTACAGGGCTGGAAAACTGCTgatatttggaaaacatttgtGGATCAGTACACGAGGCATGTAGTTAAAAactgaagtttttaaaatgctgatatcTGCAGAGTACTGTGACCACTTACCATTAATATCTAATGTTGCTATAACCCAGTTAGCTAATGGAAAGTTACTAAGTGCAAATTAGATCATTTATTGGGTAGCACAGTGTTGAATTATTTGATAGGACTTCCGAGTTTTTGTGTGCAGTTCTGGTTTCAGGTAATTGTAGTGCAACTTGTGAAAGCCAGTTACTATTACCACATATTCAACAGGAAAGAGCTGTTTTTATAGACTAGTGAGCAATTTATGCCTGTTTATCCCAGCTaggatttaggggaaaaaaaatgaaacctcCACCACAATGGTGCATGTAgaattactatcattattattcatttctaaaCAACGGTCTCAGAATCAGAATTAAATTTTGTGGATGTCATAAAcgctttcttttaaagaaagttaTACACAACATTAATATAGAAATGCACTTCTCATTTGAAACACATGTCTGTGACCTTGTGGAAAATATCTCTGGATTCTAGTCTTTGCTATAACATATACCAGATCATTTCCTTGTTgttctctggcaggtggttctagcTCTTCTCCCCAGTATACCAAATATAcatcaaatatacacaaaagagaCCATAACTTTCAGGTTGGCTTAACTGAGTACAGGAAATCTTGATTACCCCCAAACAAATTCATCCATCTTTTAGATAAATATTGTCTACACTGTTTTGGGTGAGTCCCACATTCAACCATGCTGTCTTGTTAAACGCTAGATAAGATAGTACATTGGTGATTTCATAAAGAATACAGCAATATTACCTGCCAAACTGAGAAAGCGAAAACCAGGTCTTGGGCACTAATTAGCATGTCATCGTCGACCATTAAGACtgctgaaatgaaaggaaaaaaatttaaatccaacagtttggaaatgaaaacattgtAAGATACAATGGTGTCTATATAGATCATTTAAATGAAgtatttttctaacaaaaatagtaaataagaaatatattcttgGAGAGATTTGTCTAGcagaaaaagtttttatttgaatCGTAATTTATGTTATAACTGCCTGAGGGGAAAATCATCATGTAGTTATCATCCATTATCTTAGAAACTAAtgaacctaaaaataaataaaacgaaGATTCTTTTAAGCAAATTACAACCTCTCGAAACTGCTATGAATGGGAGGAAAAAGGAGGTGGCAAGAAATACATCAGGCATAAGTTAAATGGCATTTTACTACCTTCTGTAGATGCAATAACACATAATTATAGCATATCTTCTTCCAGAATATTAACCTTTTTGTCATTGTTGTAAGATGTATGTGATTTCTTCCCCAGGAAACTGCTTCTTGACATCTGGGAAATTGCCCCTTAagtttttcaaagtgctttcttATGATTAAATTTCCCTGTTTTCTCCAGACACTTAGGCCAAGTAGAAGGGCCAGAAATCCACATACCCGCCCCCAGCTCTGGTTAGCTGCAGCCCTGCCAGGCTAAGAACCCAGTTGCAACTCACCACTGGTTTCCAGCTCAGGAAAGACCTGGAGTCGATTTCTCATCCTGTTTGTTGTCTGTAGTTTGAAGATCACAGGGACAGGGTGAGGCCCCAGAGAATTCCATAACTCATCTGGTCCTTTCTCCCCAATGTTGTTCCACACCACAATCACCTTGTGCAGATGTGGTACTGCCTGATAATGATTTAAAAGTCTCAACAGTAGATCCGTTCTGTTGTATGTCTGCATTATGAGGGTAAAGGAATCTAGGGTGGACTTGCTCTGGGATTTTATTTCCCGTCGTAAAGCAAGCATCTTGTCTTCTTTGATATTAGGAAGTAGAGTGGTCAGAGCACCAGCTACCAGCAGTAACACAAGGATGACTACCAAAGAGAAACGGAGCACTCGAATCCCCATCACTCTTCCAGGAAGTTTGCAGATGTGGCAACACCTGGAGTaggaatggaaataaaatatagaatgttAGCATTCTTACTAGTCATCATATTTTGTTTCTGCTTGTTTTAATGAGAGAGGTTAACCTCATTTTAGTTGATTCAAATGCAGTTCTCCCTGCCTCTTTGAGAGGGTGATTTGGCTTAAGATAATAAGGACAGGGAATCAAGCTTCCCTTCTGGGCCTGCTTGCTTTGCGGTTGCAGGCAAAAGATCTACACACCAAACAGGAAGAACTAAGcagtgcattttaaaatttgcctTCATTTTACTACTAAAAATTTGGACCTGAGATTACATTTTCAAATGGGATCTTACTTCTCTTAGTAGTCTactaatttttttaacagctttattgagataccaTTGACATATacaaatcatatatatttaaggtatacaacttgatgttttgatatacatatactgTATTATACTAACTTTAATCTTACTTTTTGGTAGCAAACTCTTttctaaatgaaatcatatgcAGGATCTTAATCTACGAAGCAGACAATAATGGCTGCAGCAGCAGCAAACACTTACAGTGGGTTTATTACTTATTAAGCCCTGTGCTATGTACTTTGCATGTCATAGTATGTACTTATTCCttcaataaattaaatgaattgttactgaacacttactgtgccaggtactgtctAGGTTCTGTGAATGTAGCAATGAAGAAGATAGACAAGGTGTCTAGTGTTAGTAGCAGAGGAGATAGTAGGGCAAGACAGATAACAAAGTAAGCAAACTCAAAGATAATTTGGGACAGTGGTAACGAAGAGAATAAATCAGAGTGACACATTAAGCAAGGGCCAGATGATGAGAGATCTTGTCAGCCTGAATAAGGAGTAtggattttattttgagataggaAGCCAGTGGAGCGTTTTGATCAGGGGAGTAACAGGATCTAGTTTAccttttactattattattcccatttaatagTTTGGATGCGTATAGAGGTTCAATAACTTTCTCTAGATTTCTAAACAACCTAAGTAATGGCGTTAGGATTTACATCCAGGAAAATCTGCTGCTAGAGCCCAGGCTATTCATCATTATGGGTTCGGGAGTGTACAGCCTTCGATTCAAATCCAGGTTGAACTGAGGTAGGGCTCCTGAGCTTCCAACATACCCTCTCTCACAGTATGTAAGGACCACAAGGCATTGTAACAGCTACGTACTCTCCTATTCCTCACTATGCCTGAAGGACCCGCTGGAGATGGCTACAGAATAGTCACGAACAGATGAACGGCGAATAGAATAGAACTGATGAATGTGGCCTGCATATTCACtgctcaaaatatttctggctaaTCAAAACTCTCAGTCATATAGGGAAGGCAGGGTTAAATTTCACAGATGGTTTTACAGAGACCTAGAACTCTGATTTCCTGGCCTCCAATATAGTTTCATTAACACCTTGCTGTCTCCTTCTGGAGCACTGTTGGCTTTTAATTGTTGCTGTTTTTTCATCCTTCTGTTATTTCTGCTTCTGATTCCAGACTTGACTTACACCTCCAGAAGCTACCATTAGCTTTTTAGGTATGTCCTTATTTTGTATTTGCGTAGCTGAGACTTCATATACATCTTAGCATACATCCTAGATCTATTCACCACTTTATTCAAGTACAAAAgccagaaatgaagaaagagaatgttcaaaaaaatttacttatgaaaagactgaaaacaaaaatcaagtagGAGTTTCTGaacaatatttaaagaacacctttaagaaaaaatagatcacTTAGAACCAGAAAGAATGAGATATTATTATTCTTAATGACTTTAATTGATTGACTCATAGCCTATTCTCTCTTACTATTTTTGATACAATTTCTCTTCTTAGGCTACAGTAAGCATATCCCCTCATCTATTTCTTAATACAAATACAATAAAGGTAGAGACGAGTTCTTACTGCTAACCACAGTCGTGGTATGTTAGCTGTACAGAGCCATGGTCACTGTTCTTTGTATAACTGCCTCTGTACGGTTTATTTTTGGTTCTCTCCATTTTCTTGGAAAAGCGCACTGCGTGTGTATATCAAGCTCTTGATTTCACACCTTGTGGTTTAAGTTCGGCATTTGCAGCTAGGCATGATTCCACAGGAAATCCTAAAACCGTAGTCTAAATCTTCCTAACAGATTAGATTCCAAATGAAATCTCACTTTACTTTCTAAATGATGGTGAATCaaccttttgtttttcattgaagAGACTTGACAGTGGTGGGGTTAAAAGTAACAATCACATTCTCATGGTCTTGTTTCACGTTGTGAGGTGTGTTTTCTAACTGCAGTTTCTCTATAGTTCAGCAAGGACACAGAGAGACCATATAGACCATGTTTAACATCTTCCCTTGAAGTTTACAAGAATGGGGAATGGAAAATTCCAAGGGGGCTAGGGGCATACACTCCAAGATGTGATAGTGTGCTGAGGCACGTGCAAGCAGAGGAGCTTATTCACAATGACAAGGCAATGGTCATTGTCATTCAGCAGCTTCACTTTTCAACAGCCCAGATTTGAAAAGTTTGTAGTAACCGTTCAAGGATATTCTCTCCTGGTCTTTCTCTGTAGCCTGTTGTGTTaagaaaagcaattttgtgtttcCCCTTTTATCATGGCCTCACTCTAAGATAcgaataaaatgaattatttttgaaGTAACCTCAGCTTTACCATGATTATTTTTCAAGGACAGTAATCTAAGGTTTTAGAGTACAATGGTCTCATCATATGCCCTCCTACTAAAACTACACATGTTCTTAATGTAGTCAACCGAAGACAAATCATTATGAATTAAAAATCTTGGTTCAAACGTCTTGAAAATCCTAACATTGAATCAAAAGCAGGTCtcataaaaacata contains these protein-coding regions:
- the EXTL2 gene encoding exostosin-like 2 isoform X3; translated protein: MGIRVLRFSLVVILVLLLVAGALTTLLPNIKEDKMLALRREIKSQSKSTLDSFTLIMQTYNRTDLLLRLLNHYQAVPHLHKVIVVWNNIGEKGPDELWNSLGPHPVPVIFKLQTTNRMRNRLQVFPELETSAVLMVDDDMLISAQDLVFAFSVWQQFPDQIVGFVPRKHVSTSSGIYSYGGFELQTPGFGNGDQYSMVLIGASFFNSKYLELFQRQPAAVHALIDETQNCDDIAINFIIAKHIGKTSGVFVKPVNMGNLEKESNGGYSGMWHRAEHFLQRSFCINKLVNIYGSMPLKYSNIMISQFGFPYANHKSKM
- the EXTL2 gene encoding exostosin-like 2 isoform X1; its protein translation is MRCCHICKLPGRVMGIRVLRFSLVVILVLLLVAGALTTLLPNIKEDKMLALRREIKSQSKSTLDSFTLIMQTYNRTDLLLRLLNHYQAVPHLHKVIVVWNNIGEKGPDELWNSLGPHPVPVIFKLQTTNRMRNRLQVFPELETSAVLMVDDDMLISAQDLVFAFSVWQQFPDQIVGFVPRKHVSTSSGIYSYGGFELQTPGFGNGDQYSMVLIGASFFNSKYLELFQRQPAAVHALIDETQNCDDIAINFIIAKHIGKTSGVFVKPVNMGNLEKESNGGYSGMWHRAEHFLQRSFCINKLVNIYGSMPLKYSNIMISQFGFPYANHKSKM
- the EXTL2 gene encoding exostosin-like 2 isoform X2; amino-acid sequence: MRCCHICKLPGRVMGIRVLRFSLVVILVLLLVAGALTTLLPNIKEDKMLALRREIKSQSKSTLDSFTLIMQTYNRTDLLLRLLNHYQAVPHLHKVIVVWNNIGEKGPDELWNSLGPHPVPVIFKLQTTNRMRNRLQVFPELETSVLMVDDDMLISAQDLVFAFSVWQQFPDQIVGFVPRKHVSTSSGIYSYGGFELQTPGFGNGDQYSMVLIGASFFNSKYLELFQRQPAAVHALIDETQNCDDIAINFIIAKHIGKTSGVFVKPVNMGNLEKESNGGYSGMWHRAEHFLQRSFCINKLVNIYGSMPLKYSNIMISQFGFPYANHKSKM